In Acipenser ruthenus chromosome 15, fAciRut3.2 maternal haplotype, whole genome shotgun sequence, a genomic segment contains:
- the LOC117973983 gene encoding pleckstrin homology domain-containing family D member 1-like: MFSSKSTSISPSLSMEQTDTDALDISTKVQLYGVLWKKPFGRPSTKWSKRFFIIKDSFLLYYAENEKKNFETNKYFNIHPKGVIPLGGCLVEPKEQASMPFAMTISHEDFHGNIVLAAESEPEQAQWLELLRESGKVTWNNAQLGEAMIESLEAQGLQLTKEKQEYLDKLMEETEELCLQREQKEELERLNQVLGKEKQRFEEVVQELRTEQEQIKCELDLSGQSLKAVETEKKQLHCLTESLQSTLEDLSQEKQRTLALLKKNDQQPQPRQQPTNQSRTGGNLHGNLRQIEEKMQKLQEEKVQAEERLKHKEERAHALQVEREFYSSQSKALQVSLHELTAEKQQTEAELKTEMKARVELERRLKLAEEALRSLEQGLNSLERSREREERMKGDVSHLKRFFEECIRNAEIDAKLPVIMKNSVYIHKTTARRIKSCRIQRKASGNWGLMRHSQSFIVSPSDEDSLEELRDTARRLTRDRFFRESVYQIMSRKDSTQGEEQALEEPPPSNQDTHSHVTITVLSHQASARE, translated from the exons ATGTTCAGTTCCAAATCCACCTCCATCTCCCCATCGCTGTCCATGGAGCAGACTGACACAGATGCGCTGGACATCAGCACCAAGGTGCAGCTCTATGGGGTGCTGTGGAAGAAGCCCTTCGGACGGCCGTCGACCAAGTGGTCAAAGAG GTTTTTCATCATCAAAGACAGCTTCCTCCTCTACTATGCAGAGAACGAGAAGAAGAACTTTGAGACAAACAAATATTTCAACATTCACCCCAAG GGTGTGATTCCCCTGGGAGGGTGTCTTGTGGAGCCCAAAGAGCAGGCCAGCATGCCCTTTGCCATGACCATCTCCCATGAAGACTTCCAT GGTAACATCGTCCTGGCTGCTGAGTCCGAGCCTGAGCAGGCACAGTGGCTGGAACTACTGCGTGAGTCGGGCAAAGT GACCTGGAATAATGCCCAGCTGGGGGAGGCCATGATTGAGAGTCTGGAGGCCCAGGGGCTCCAGCTCACTAAAGAGAAGCAGGAGTATCTGG ATAAATTGATGGAGGAGACTGAGGAGCTGTGTTTACAGAGGGAACAGAAGGAG GAGCTGGAGCGGCTGAACCAGGTGCTAGGGAAGGAGAAGCAGCGCTTTGAGGAGGTGGTGCAGGAGCTGAGAACGGAGCAAGAGCAGATCAAATG CGAGCTGGACCTGAGTGGCCAGTCACTGAAGGCGGTCGAGACTGAGAAGAAACAGCTGCACTGTCTGACTGAGTCACTGCAGAGCACTCTGGAG GACCTGTCCCAGGAGAAACAGAGGACCCTGGCCCTGCTGAAGAAGAACGATCAGCAGCCTCAGCCCCGGCAGCAGCCAACCAATCAGAGCCGCACAGGCGGGAATCTCCACGGCAACCTGAGGCAAATCGAGGAGAAGATGCAGAAACTGCAAGAGGAAAAGGTCCAGGCCGAGGAGAG GCTGAAGCACAAAGAGGAGCGAGCCCACGCGCTGCAGGTGGAGCGTGAGTTTTATTCCTCGCAGTCCAAGGCATTGCAGGTCTCCCTCCATGAGCTGACAGCCGAGAAGCAGCAGACTGAGGCTGAGCTCAAG ACAGAGATGAAGGCTCGCGTGGAGCTGGAGCGCAGGCTGAAGCTGGCGGAGGAGGCCCTGAGGAGTCTGGAGCAGGGGCTGAACTCACTGGAGCGATCCCGGGAGAGAGAGGAGCGCATGAAGGGGGACGTCAGCCATCTCAAGA GGTTCTTTGAGGAGTGCATCAGAAATGCTGAGATCGATGCCAAGCTGCCAGTCATCATGAAGAACTCTGTGTACATCCACAAGACTACAGCCCGCCGGATAAAGAGCTGCAGGATCCAGCGCAAAGCATCCGGGAACTGGGGACTCA TGAGACACTCGCAGTCCTTCATTGTGTCCCCGAGCGATGAGGACAGTCTGGAGGAGCTGAGGGACACGGCGAGGAGGCTGACAAGAGACCGCTTCTTCAGGGAAAGTGTGTACCAAATCATGAGCCGCAAGGACTCCACACAGGGGGAGGAGCAGGCCTTAGAAGAGCCACCGCCTTCCAACCAGGACACTCACTCACACGTCACAATAACAGTGCTTTCACACCAGGCTTCAGCACGGGAGTGA